In the Corynebacterium jeikeium genome, AACAGCAACTTGTAGACCTCTTCCTGGCCTTCCTCCACCGCGCGGCAAACAAAGGCTTCCACTCGGAACATGCCATCCTGCGGAATAAAAAGGCAGTTCGTTTTCAGCCGCTTCTCCCCCGGCAAGACGACTACGACGGTGTCGCCGTCTCCGGCCGGCCCCTCGGGGAGGGTGTACTCGACTTCCGCTTCGTCCAGAAGTTCACAAATCCGTGTGCGATCCATATGCCCCAAACTACATTTCCACCCGCCCCGGCGCAGTCACCTTGGATTATCTCCGTTTTTACCCGGCCGGCTGACGCTCCCCACGGTGACCAGCGGGTGGCAGCTCCTCGTACAGCTTGTGCAGCGCCTCCGCGGAAGCCTGCCAGGAGAACTTGGCTGCATGGCTGGGAGCATATTCCCCCATCGCGATGCGCAGATCATCGTCCAACACCAGCTTGCCCAGCGCATCGGCCCAGTCGCTCGGATCGTGGCCGTCCACCAGCAGGCCGGACTTCCCACCATCCACCGCGATCGGCAGGCCGCCGGTGCGCGTAGCCACGACAGGCGTGCCGCACGCCTGCGCCTCCAGCGCCACCAACCCGAAGGACTCGTTGTAGCTGGGCACTGCCACAATGTCTGCCGCCCGGTACACGCCCACCAGTTCCTCGGGTGGGCGCGGGGCCAGGAAGCGCACGCAACGGCTAATTCCCAGCTCCTCGGCCAGCAGCTGCAGCCGCTCCAGCTCGTTACCGCCCGCTCCGGAGGACCCGCCGCAAATCACCACAGCCAGCTGCTGTTGGGGGTGCCGGTCTAACAGCTCGGCCACTGCTCGCAGCAGCACCTGCGGTCCCTTCAACCGCTGCAACCGGCCGACAAACCCAATGACCTTCGTCCGGAAGGGAATGCCTAGTTCACGGCGGGAACGCTCGGTCGCACGATCCGATCCAGGCGTGAAGCGATCGACGTCTGCCCCCGGTGGGACGACTCTGATCGCGCACGTGGTGGCGTCATAACCCTCAATAAGATCCTGCACCTCCTGGTCCGTGTTTACGATCAGCAGATCCGCATTGTCCACGATCTGTTGTTCGCAGATGCGGCGCGATTCCGGCTCGCGCGAATCGCCATCGGCCAGGGAGTTGTTCTTCACCGCCGCCAGCGTGTGGGCCGTGTGCACCCAAGGAACCTGCCAGAGATCGCGCAGCAGCCACCCAACCTGCCCGGAGAGCCAATAGTGCGAGTGGATCAGGTCGTAACTCACCCCTTCCTCTCGACAGAAAGCCAGGATAGAGCCCGTAAACGCCGCCAGCTGCGTGGGCAACTCCTCCTTCGACAGCCCCTCATACGGCCCAGC is a window encoding:
- the mshA gene encoding D-inositol-3-phosphate glycosyltransferase, which codes for MRVAMISMHTSPLEQPGTGDAGGMNVYVKNIAEQLERRGVIVDVFTRATRPLQGEVVNVRPGLRVINCVAGPYEGLSKEELPTQLAAFTGSILAFCREEGVSYDLIHSHYWLSGQVGWLLRDLWQVPWVHTAHTLAAVKNNSLADGDSREPESRRICEQQIVDNADLLIVNTDQEVQDLIEGYDATTCAIRVVPPGADVDRFTPGSDRATERSRRELGIPFRTKVIGFVGRLQRLKGPQVLLRAVAELLDRHPQQQLAVVICGGSSGAGGNELERLQLLAEELGISRCVRFLAPRPPEELVGVYRAADIVAVPSYNESFGLVALEAQACGTPVVATRTGGLPIAVDGGKSGLLVDGHDPSDWADALGKLVLDDDLRIAMGEYAPSHAAKFSWQASAEALHKLYEELPPAGHRGERQPAG